A stretch of DNA from Thalassospiraceae bacterium LMO-SO8:
GACAGCAGCGGGCCGTCGTGTCCCACCGCCTTGGGCAGTTCCTGAGCCTCGCGGTCCTGCTTGTCCTTGTCCGGGTTGGGCAGGAAGCCCGACTGGATCATGTGCTGTTCGATGACCCCGCCGATGGCCGCCAGCAGGGACGGCACGTAGCGCCCGCCCATCCATTGCCCGCCGCGCGGATCGAACACCGCCTTCAGTTCCTCGACCACGAAGGAGACGTCGCCGCCGCGCCGGAACACGGCGGAGATCATGCGGGTCAGGGCCACGGTCCAGGCGTAATGTTCCGTGTTCTTGGAATTGATGAAAATCTCGAACGGGCGGATGCGGCCCTGGTCGTCCATCACGTCGTTGATGGTGATGTAGAGCGCATGGTCGCTTTCCGGCCATTTGACCTTGTAGGTCCGTCCGGGCAGTTCGCCGGGCCGGTCCAAGGGCTGGAACATGCGCACGACGGAGCCGGAATCGCCCTCGTCCACGGGCAGCACCTTGCGCGTCGCCGGTTCCAGCGGCAGTTCGGGTTCGTCGGCCTTCGCGTCCTTCTTGATCTCCAGCACGGCGCCGGTGACGTCGTTGGGTCGATAGGTGGTGCAGCCCTTGCAGCCCAGGTCGTAGGCCTGCATGTAGATGTCCTTGAAGTCGTCGAAGGCGATGCTTTCCGGCACGTTGATGGTCTTGGAGATCGAGCTGTCGATGTACTTCTGCACCGCCGCCTGCATGACCAGATGGTCGTTGGGGCTGAGGCTTTGCGCATCGACGAAGGCGTCGGTCAGCACCGCGTCCTCGCCCCGCATGCGTTTGAACAGGCGATAGGCGTAATCGGTGACCTCTTCCTCGCGGCGGGTGCCGTCGGGCATCAGCACGTGGCGGGTGTATTTGAACGAAAACACCGGCTCCAGCCCCGAGGACACGTTGTCGGCGAACAGCGAGATCGTGCCCGTGGGGGCGACCGAGGTCAAAAGCGCGTTGCGGATGCCGTGTTCATGGATGGCGTCCTTCACGTCCTGGTCCAGGGTCTGGACATGCTCGCCGGCCAGATAGGCGTCCCGGTCGTAGAGCGGGAAGGCGCCCTTTTCCCGGGCGAGATCGACGGAGGCGAGATAGGCCGAGCGCTGGATCGCGCGCAGCCATTGTTCGGTCATGCGCACGGCCTGCGAGCCGCCGTAGCGCGCCCCGCACATGATCAGCGCATCAGCTAAACCTGTAACCCCGAGCCCGATGCGGCGCTTGGCCTGGGCCTCGTGGCGCTGGGCTTCCAGCGGGAAGTTGGAGGCGTCGACCACGTTGTCCATCATGCGCACGGCGGTGCGCACCAGCTTGTCCAGGGCATCGGCGTCGACGCCCGCGCCGTCCTCGAACGGGCGGTCGACCAGCCGCGCCAGATTGACCGAGCCCAGCAGGCAGGCGCCGTAGGGCGGCAGCGGCTGTTCGCCGCAGGGGTTGGTCGCGTGAATGGTTTCGCAATAGGCCAGGTTGTTGCGGGCGTTGATGCGGTCGATGAAGATCACGCCCGGCTCGGCATAGGCGAAGGTGCCGCGCATGATCTTGTCCCACAGTTCGCGCGCCGGCAGGGTGCGGTAGGCGGTGCCGCCGAAGGTCAGTTCCCACGGCGCGTCTTCCTTGACCGCGCGCATGAACGCATCCGTGACAAGAACCGACAGGTTGAACATGCGCAGCCGCCCGGGCTCGCGCTTGGCGGCGATGAAATCCTCGATATCCGGGTGGTCGCAGCGCATGGTCGCCATCATGGCCCCCCGGCGCGACCCCGCGGACATGATGGTGCGGCACATGCTGTCCCACACGTCCATGAACGACAGCGGCCCCGAGGCGTCGGCGCCGACG
This window harbors:
- a CDS encoding adenosylcobalamin-dependent ribonucleoside-diphosphate reductase, which gives rise to MKYRLKSPDGRPVDKTIDDTWNRVATALAAGEADPEVWAPRFKEALTGFKFLPAGRIISGAGTERMVTLFNCFVMGEIPDDMSGIFDNLKEAALTMQQGGGIGYDFSTLRPKGSLVKRVGADASGPLSFMDVWDSMCRTIMSAGSRRGAMMATMRCDHPDIEDFIAAKREPGRLRMFNLSVLVTDAFMRAVKEDAPWELTFGGTAYRTLPARELWDKIMRGTFAYAEPGVIFIDRINARNNLAYCETIHATNPCGEQPLPPYGACLLGSVNLARLVDRPFEDGAGVDADALDKLVRTAVRMMDNVVDASNFPLEAQRHEAQAKRRIGLGVTGLADALIMCGARYGGSQAVRMTEQWLRAIQRSAYLASVDLAREKGAFPLYDRDAYLAGEHVQTLDQDVKDAIHEHGIRNALLTSVAPTGTISLFADNVSSGLEPVFSFKYTRHVLMPDGTRREEEVTDYAYRLFKRMRGEDAVLTDAFVDAQSLSPNDHLVMQAAVQKYIDSSISKTINVPESIAFDDFKDIYMQAYDLGCKGCTTYRPNDVTGAVLEIKKDAKADEPELPLEPATRKVLPVDEGDSGSVVRMFQPLDRPGELPGRTYKVKWPESDHALYITINDVMDDQGRIRPFEIFINSKNTEHYAWTVALTRMISAVFRRGGDVSFVVEELKAVFDPRGGQWMGGRYVPSLLAAIGGVIEQHMIQSGFLPNPDKDKQDREAQELPKAVGHDGPLLSGAAPFRQCPKCAQASLMRQEGCDTCTSCGYSKCG